In the genome of Variibacter gotjawalensis, one region contains:
- a CDS encoding TRAP transporter large permease: MIDVIRHNMAPLMFAGMIVFMLIGYPAAFALAATGLFFGFVGIELGLIRPDFLGNLTFQMFGIVSNDLLLAIPFFTFMGAILEKCGLAEDLLDSIGQLFGPVRGGLSYAVIFVGAILGAITGTVAASVIAMGVISVPIMLRYGYSKRHTMGVIAASGTITQLIPPSLVLVVLADQMGKSVGDMYAGAIGPSIIQVALFCIWVFIVSMIWPEQVPALPPEARTLKGKALAWKCARGIIPSAGLIFLVLGTIFMGLATPTEAGAMGVVGAIAVAAINRTLSWSLLYAGMSSTMRITAFVVYILIGARVFSLVFQGVGGKEWIEHLLTGLPGGQTGFLVVVNIFIFFVAFFLDFFEIAFILIPLLAPVADKLGIDLVWFGVLICANIQTSFMHPPFGFALFYLRGITPRSVVSTSDLYWGAIPWLFLQLILVVILIFWPQSVTYWIDKGVKGDPSKIELKIEMPDVDLAPPKF; this comes from the coding sequence ATGATCGACGTCATTCGTCACAACATGGCCCCGCTGATGTTCGCGGGGATGATCGTGTTTATGCTGATCGGGTATCCGGCAGCATTCGCGCTCGCAGCGACCGGCTTGTTCTTCGGCTTCGTCGGCATCGAACTCGGCCTTATCCGGCCGGACTTCCTCGGCAACCTCACCTTCCAGATGTTCGGCATCGTATCGAACGATCTTCTCCTCGCGATCCCGTTCTTCACCTTCATGGGCGCGATATTGGAGAAATGTGGGCTCGCCGAAGACTTGCTCGATTCCATTGGCCAGTTGTTCGGTCCGGTGCGCGGCGGTCTCTCCTACGCGGTGATCTTCGTCGGCGCGATTCTCGGCGCTATCACGGGCACGGTCGCGGCATCCGTCATCGCGATGGGCGTGATCTCGGTGCCGATCATGCTGCGCTACGGATACTCGAAGCGGCACACGATGGGCGTCATCGCGGCCTCCGGCACGATAACGCAGCTGATCCCGCCGTCGCTCGTGCTCGTCGTCCTCGCCGACCAGATGGGTAAGTCGGTTGGCGACATGTATGCCGGCGCCATCGGCCCCAGCATCATCCAGGTCGCCCTCTTCTGCATCTGGGTCTTCATCGTCAGCATGATCTGGCCTGAGCAGGTCCCAGCGCTGCCGCCGGAAGCTCGTACGCTGAAGGGCAAGGCGCTGGCCTGGAAGTGCGCACGCGGCATCATCCCGTCGGCGGGCCTCATCTTCCTCGTGCTCGGCACGATCTTCATGGGCCTTGCCACACCGACCGAGGCCGGCGCCATGGGCGTCGTCGGTGCGATCGCGGTGGCGGCGATTAACCGGACGTTGTCTTGGAGCCTGCTCTACGCCGGCATGTCGAGCACGATGCGCATCACCGCCTTCGTGGTCTACATTCTGATCGGCGCACGGGTCTTCTCGCTAGTCTTCCAGGGTGTCGGCGGCAAAGAGTGGATCGAGCACCTGCTCACCGGCTTGCCCGGCGGCCAGACCGGCTTCCTCGTCGTCGTCAACATCTTCATTTTCTTCGTCGCGTTCTTCCTCGACTTCTTCGAGATCGCGTTCATCCTCATTCCGCTGCTCGCACCGGTCGCCGACAAACTCGGCATCGATCTCGTGTGGTTCGGCGTGCTGATCTGCGCGAACATCCAGACGAGCTTCATGCATCCACCGTTCGGATTCGCGTTGTTCTATTTGAGAGGAATAACGCCCAGAAGTGTGGTCAGCACATCGGATCTGTATTGGGGCGCTATACCATGGCTCTTCCTGCAGCTGATCCTTGTCGTGATCCTGATCTTCTGGCCGCAGTCGGTCACCTACTGGATCGACAAGGGCGTCAAGGGCGATCCGTCGAAGATCGAACTCAAGATCGAAATGCCGGACGTCGATCTCGCGCCACCGAAGTTCTAA
- a CDS encoding DUF6182 family protein, producing the protein MLSQERLRSEMEKRIRRSGNAEALRVFQNSENAAAAPGRSDASVAIVVMRCFKAEAFASSSLAFASLLGETARRRWLAAFTPTIFLVGNPANLAARFAFDFVHSDNTIAWLAPGTKSAMPLRRLLRLFEANIIPDAGSEFAVRVPGERAAPARHRVYVATAGISGAEYLVHLNHTLAEGVITGSLLPGDEVVVRSVDQLDAVKEDFDVIRVHFDKNDVGRLRAYAGIAPLHGGGI; encoded by the coding sequence ATGTTGTCGCAGGAGCGTTTGCGCAGCGAGATGGAAAAACGCATCCGGCGCTCGGGAAATGCCGAGGCGTTGCGCGTTTTTCAGAACTCCGAAAACGCCGCGGCCGCGCCAGGTAGAAGCGATGCGTCGGTGGCCATCGTTGTCATGCGTTGTTTCAAAGCCGAAGCGTTCGCAAGCTCGAGCCTTGCGTTTGCGTCGCTGCTCGGCGAGACCGCGCGCCGGCGGTGGCTTGCCGCTTTCACGCCGACGATATTTCTCGTCGGCAATCCGGCGAATCTTGCCGCGCGGTTCGCGTTCGACTTCGTTCATTCCGACAACACGATTGCGTGGTTGGCGCCCGGAACGAAGTCGGCGATGCCGCTGCGGCGCTTGCTGCGTCTTTTCGAGGCAAACATTATTCCGGACGCTGGATCCGAGTTCGCGGTTCGTGTTCCGGGCGAACGCGCGGCGCCGGCGAGGCATCGTGTTTACGTCGCGACTGCCGGGATAAGCGGCGCCGAATATCTGGTCCACCTCAACCACACGCTGGCTGAAGGTGTCATCACGGGGTCGTTGTTGCCGGGCGATGAGGTGGTGGTTCGCTCGGTGGACCAGCTCGACGCCGTTAAAGAAGACTTCGACGTCATCCGCGTGCATTTCGATAAGAATGACGTTGGACGTTTGCGTGCTTACGCAGGGATCGCGCCGTTGCACGGTGGCGGCATTTAG
- a CDS encoding glycosyltransferase family 9 protein, with translation MIVQTKLIGDLVLASVLTRNLRLAYPDARITLLSDKHYAPFVLDCGIADEVIGLDRQRLRRSVMSRINELLLVARQLRRHTFDLGIDLADTRTSRNLLTVAGASRNVAYTALRGRQTLIAEPVADGHSLDRYLAPLQALGIERRVAEPSLQAPEADAARARALLEEHDVDPKAFIAVHAGARFAGRCWPPDRFAAAIDHAASHHGLRSVLVGGPGEVALTDAVAAVARGRVVNLTGHLSLRETLAVFAEARLFLGNESGPMHLAAAAGTPVVGLFGLTDPARWGPLGAPSEVVRAPMPCACHAPDICGRPDPRRAYCIQAVELPAVTGAIDQLLEQTGGSDTLGLED, from the coding sequence TTGATTGTCCAGACGAAGCTGATCGGGGACCTGGTCCTCGCTTCCGTTTTGACTCGCAATCTTCGCCTCGCATATCCGGACGCACGCATCACCCTGCTTAGCGACAAACACTACGCGCCCTTCGTGCTCGACTGCGGCATCGCGGACGAAGTCATCGGCCTCGATCGTCAGCGGCTGCGGCGCTCCGTGATGTCGCGGATCAACGAGTTGCTGCTCGTCGCGCGGCAGCTCCGGCGTCACACATTCGACCTCGGTATCGATCTCGCCGACACGCGCACGTCACGGAATTTGCTCACGGTTGCCGGGGCGAGCCGCAATGTCGCCTACACGGCGCTGCGCGGGCGGCAGACGCTGATCGCCGAGCCGGTCGCTGACGGCCATTCGCTCGATCGTTATCTCGCGCCGCTGCAGGCGCTCGGCATCGAGCGGCGTGTCGCCGAGCCCTCGTTGCAAGCGCCGGAGGCGGACGCCGCACGTGCGCGTGCCTTGCTCGAAGAACACGATGTCGATCCGAAAGCTTTCATCGCCGTGCATGCGGGCGCGCGGTTCGCAGGGCGATGCTGGCCGCCGGACAGATTCGCGGCCGCGATCGATCACGCGGCCTCGCATCACGGGCTGCGCAGCGTGCTGGTCGGCGGGCCGGGCGAAGTCGCGCTGACGGATGCCGTCGCCGCGGTGGCGCGCGGACGCGTCGTCAATCTCACCGGGCACCTGTCCCTGCGTGAGACACTCGCGGTTTTTGCCGAGGCGCGGCTGTTTCTCGGCAATGAAAGCGGGCCGATGCATCTTGCGGCCGCGGCCGGAACTCCGGTGGTCGGGCTGTTCGGTCTCACCGATCCGGCCCGCTGGGGGCCGCTCGGGGCGCCGAGCGAGGTCGTGCGAGCGCCGATGCCCTGCGCGTGTCATGCGCCCGACATCTGCGGCCGGCCGGACCCCCGGCGGGCCTACTGCATTCAGGCCGTGGAACTTCCCGCCGTGACAGGCGCAATCGACCAGCTTCTCGAACAAACCGGAGGCTCGGACACCCTGGGGCTTGAAGATTGA
- a CDS encoding PFL family protein → MRHQNFTGEEILETISMVRTEQLDIRTVTIGISLFDCVASDNKRLCRNVYDKITRTAKDLKRVTGELAQEFGMPIVNNRVAVTPISLIAGRASPEEFVRIAETLDKAADELGIDFLGGFSASVEKGMTQLDRNLIAALPDALARTKRVCSSVNVGSTRAGLNMDAIAEMGETVVKIAKKTAKKSSIGCAKLVVFCNAVEDNPFMAGAFHGASESDAVVNVGVSGPGVVLRAIQNARDADFGTLTQLIRRTAFKITRAGELIGRAAATRLNLPFGIIDLSLAPTPAEGDSVARILEEIGLERVGTHGSTAALALLNDAVKKGGAMASSYVGGLSGAFIPLSEDQGMIEAAELGSITIDKLEAMTSVCSVGLDMIAVPGDTPAETIAAIIADEAAIGMINKKTTAVRIIPVIGKKVGEVVSFGGLLGHAPIIPVNKFSSARFIARRGRIPSPLQALIN, encoded by the coding sequence ATGAGACATCAGAACTTCACCGGCGAGGAAATACTCGAAACCATCAGCATGGTGCGGACCGAGCAGCTCGACATCCGCACCGTGACGATCGGCATCAGCTTGTTCGACTGCGTCGCGAGCGACAACAAGCGGCTGTGCCGAAACGTCTACGATAAGATCACACGTACGGCGAAAGACCTCAAGCGCGTCACCGGCGAACTCGCGCAAGAGTTCGGCATGCCGATCGTCAACAATCGCGTCGCGGTGACGCCGATTTCGTTGATCGCAGGCCGGGCGAGCCCGGAAGAGTTCGTGCGCATCGCAGAGACGCTCGACAAGGCGGCGGACGAACTCGGCATCGATTTCCTCGGCGGCTTCTCGGCGTCGGTCGAGAAGGGGATGACGCAGCTCGACCGCAATCTCATCGCGGCGCTGCCGGATGCGCTCGCTAGGACGAAGCGCGTGTGCTCGTCGGTGAATGTCGGCTCGACGCGCGCGGGCCTCAACATGGACGCGATCGCCGAGATGGGCGAAACCGTCGTGAAGATCGCCAAGAAGACCGCGAAGAAAAGCTCGATCGGCTGCGCGAAGCTTGTCGTGTTCTGCAACGCGGTTGAAGACAATCCATTCATGGCCGGCGCCTTCCACGGCGCTAGCGAAAGCGATGCTGTCGTCAATGTCGGCGTCAGCGGTCCCGGCGTCGTGTTGCGCGCGATCCAGAATGCGCGCGATGCGGATTTCGGCACGCTGACGCAGCTCATTCGCCGCACGGCGTTCAAAATCACGCGCGCCGGCGAGTTGATCGGACGCGCTGCCGCGACTCGTCTCAATCTGCCGTTCGGCATCATCGATCTCTCGCTTGCGCCGACACCGGCCGAAGGCGACAGCGTTGCGCGCATTCTCGAAGAGATCGGGCTCGAGCGCGTCGGCACGCATGGCTCGACAGCCGCGCTCGCGCTGCTCAACGACGCCGTGAAGAAGGGTGGCGCGATGGCGTCGAGCTATGTCGGCGGTCTCTCGGGTGCGTTCATTCCGCTGTCGGAAGATCAAGGCATGATCGAAGCCGCCGAACTCGGCTCGATCACGATCGACAAGCTCGAAGCGATGACGTCGGTGTGCTCGGTCGGTCTCGACATGATCGCGGTGCCGGGTGACACGCCGGCCGAAACGATCGCCGCGATCATCGCGGACGAAGCCGCGATCGGCATGATCAACAAGAAGACGACGGCGGTGCGCATCATTCCGGTAATCGGCAAGAAGGTCGGCGAAGTCGTCAGCTTCGGCGGTTTGCTGGGCCACGCGCCGATCATTCCGGTCAACAAGTTTTCCAGCGCGCGCTTCATCGCACGCCGCGGCCGGATTCCGTCGCCGCTTCAGGCGTTGATCAACTAA
- a CDS encoding S1 family peptidase, translated as MDLHGHLFNSDDHARDGRDREGVVLVTASSNSIGIFKTLWSQDDVGQWAVKGMKGIDLVPREGAPANYFKIANQLTLMTDRPGDFMSNFFFTTFGTTEFIVRQSIVPVVAWNDGDEEMRCIGTGFFISASGLLMTAAHVFRDPVDENYSSVTEVAEAAHQLGSGLRFGILLPANPAMRNAPFDVPATLREAIWFLCPFESGVHWGREFQSPLFHLKPEFKLELDIAVCKVRYHPMVGPFQPLNIGLYNLEVGDRAVAIGYPEMRNIRLDGDDYQPELVVSVGSVTAIYPDNITNKQNATPGPNFEFDAKIPGKMSGSPVLVGGGIITKGIVSRSLGSADNHASGCLIGSIMK; from the coding sequence ATGGACCTTCACGGCCACCTGTTTAATTCTGACGATCACGCGCGCGATGGACGCGATCGCGAAGGGGTTGTTCTCGTGACCGCATCATCAAACTCGATCGGGATTTTCAAAACGCTTTGGTCCCAGGACGATGTCGGACAGTGGGCCGTCAAAGGCATGAAAGGTATTGATCTGGTGCCGCGCGAGGGGGCGCCTGCAAATTATTTCAAGATCGCTAACCAGCTAACGTTGATGACCGACAGGCCTGGCGATTTCATGTCGAACTTTTTCTTCACAACTTTTGGGACAACAGAATTCATAGTGCGGCAAAGCATTGTTCCTGTTGTTGCTTGGAACGACGGAGATGAAGAGATGCGTTGCATCGGCACGGGCTTCTTCATCAGCGCGTCAGGACTATTAATGACAGCGGCACACGTGTTCCGTGATCCCGTCGACGAAAACTATAGCAGCGTTACCGAGGTGGCCGAAGCAGCTCACCAACTGGGTAGTGGGTTGCGGTTTGGAATTCTGCTTCCTGCCAATCCAGCCATGCGCAACGCTCCGTTTGATGTGCCGGCGACCTTACGCGAAGCAATATGGTTTTTGTGTCCTTTCGAGTCTGGAGTTCATTGGGGCCGCGAATTCCAAAGTCCTCTCTTTCACTTGAAACCAGAGTTCAAGCTCGAACTCGATATTGCAGTTTGTAAAGTCCGGTACCACCCGATGGTAGGTCCGTTCCAGCCGCTGAATATCGGATTGTACAATCTCGAAGTTGGCGACCGTGCGGTGGCAATCGGCTATCCTGAGATGAGGAACATCAGGCTCGACGGCGACGACTACCAGCCTGAATTGGTGGTGTCAGTCGGCTCTGTAACGGCCATTTACCCCGACAACATTACGAACAAGCAGAACGCAACGCCCGGACCGAACTTTGAATTCGACGCGAAGATTCCGGGCAAAATGAGCGGGAGTCCCGTTCTGGTAGGTGGCGGGATCATTACGAAAGGTATTGTCAGCCGCAGCTTAGGCAGCGCAGACAATCACGCTAGCGGATGCCTGATCGGCTCCATCATGAAGTAG
- the rlmB gene encoding 23S rRNA (guanosine(2251)-2'-O)-methyltransferase RlmB yields the protein MRDRERPPGKDRFAPKSGPRKGRGFEPRGKRGGDRPPRGSGDTVVLYGWHSVTEALKNPKRKIRRLLATENAARRLTEEGFDKPEPDVVRPFEIDRMLSPDAVHNGLLAEAAPLPEPELDELPEDSLVLILDQITDPHNVGAVLRSAAAFGVAAIVTTARHSPEATGVLAKAASGALEHVPIVLVQNLSRGMDELRDAGFLLVGLDSEGPADLEATTLRLPLALVLGAEGKGLRQLTRQTCDVLARIDLPGEIKSLNVSNACAVSLYAARRALAAK from the coding sequence ATGCGTGACCGCGAAAGACCACCCGGAAAAGACCGCTTCGCACCCAAATCGGGCCCGCGGAAGGGCCGCGGCTTCGAGCCGCGCGGAAAACGCGGCGGCGACCGGCCGCCGCGCGGGTCCGGCGACACGGTGGTTCTCTATGGCTGGCACAGCGTCACCGAGGCCCTGAAGAACCCGAAGCGGAAGATCCGCCGCCTGCTCGCGACCGAGAATGCGGCGCGGCGCCTGACTGAGGAGGGCTTCGACAAGCCGGAACCGGACGTCGTCCGACCGTTCGAAATCGACCGGATGCTCAGCCCCGACGCCGTCCACAATGGCCTGCTGGCGGAGGCCGCCCCCCTCCCCGAGCCTGAGCTTGACGAGCTGCCCGAGGATTCGCTTGTTCTCATCCTCGATCAGATCACAGACCCGCATAACGTCGGCGCCGTGCTGCGCTCCGCTGCGGCCTTCGGCGTCGCCGCCATCGTCACCACGGCACGGCACAGCCCGGAAGCGACCGGCGTTCTCGCCAAGGCTGCCTCCGGCGCGCTCGAACATGTGCCGATCGTCCTCGTTCAGAACCTCTCGCGCGGCATGGACGAGCTGCGCGACGCCGGCTTCCTGCTCGTCGGCCTCGACAGCGAAGGCCCGGCTGATCTCGAGGCAACGACGCTCCGACTCCCGCTCGCTTTGGTGCTCGGCGCCGAAGGCAAAGGCTTGCGCCAGCTGACGCGCCAGACTTGCGACGTGCTCGCCCGCATCGATCTGCCTGGCGAAATCAAGAGCCTCAACGTCTCCAACGCATGCGCGGTGTCTTTGTACGCGGCCCGGCGAGCGCTTGCGGCGAAATAG
- a CDS encoding ACT domain-containing protein has product MAKKPAKQAAKPKKSASPDALSGRAILTIIGADRVGIIAGMANTLADANVNILDISQSVIREFFTMIMMVDLAGASVTFEELTVRLNKAGSRLGVRVEIQREEIFKVMHRV; this is encoded by the coding sequence ATGGCCAAGAAGCCCGCGAAGCAAGCCGCGAAGCCGAAGAAATCCGCGAGCCCGGATGCGCTGTCCGGTCGCGCGATCCTCACGATCATCGGCGCCGATCGCGTCGGCATCATCGCGGGCATGGCCAACACCTTGGCGGACGCCAACGTGAACATCCTCGACATCAGCCAGTCGGTCATCCGCGAATTCTTCACGATGATCATGATGGTCGATCTCGCGGGCGCGTCCGTAACGTTCGAAGAGCTGACGGTGCGCTTGAACAAAGCCGGCTCGCGGCTCGGCGTGCGTGTCGAGATTCAGCGCGAGGAAATCTTCAAAGTCATGCACCGGGTGTAG
- a CDS encoding TRAP transporter small permease subunit, translated as MQTLLAFSRGIDWINEKFGVIANWLVLLACLISAGNAFSRYLFHASSNAWLEIQWYMFGGMVLLGAPYTMKLNEHVRVDLFYGNYSERTRHWVDIFGTLLFLLPICIILTIITWPWFVDSWRIGEASSNAGGLLRWPIKLLLPVGFCLMALQGISELIKRVGALTGDYKLVNQYEAPLQ; from the coding sequence TTGCAAACACTTCTGGCTTTCAGTCGTGGGATCGACTGGATCAACGAGAAGTTCGGCGTCATCGCGAACTGGCTCGTTCTGCTCGCCTGTCTGATCAGCGCAGGTAACGCTTTCAGCCGCTACCTCTTCCACGCAAGCTCGAATGCTTGGCTGGAAATCCAGTGGTACATGTTTGGCGGCATGGTGCTGCTCGGCGCGCCCTACACGATGAAGCTCAACGAGCACGTCCGCGTCGACCTTTTCTACGGCAATTACTCCGAGCGTACGCGTCACTGGGTCGATATCTTCGGCACGCTGCTGTTCCTGCTGCCGATCTGCATCATCCTCACCATCATCACGTGGCCCTGGTTCGTCGATTCCTGGCGTATCGGTGAAGCCTCGTCGAACGCCGGCGGGCTTCTGCGCTGGCCCATCAAGCTCCTTCTGCCCGTCGGCTTCTGCCTCATGGCGCTGCAGGGCATCTCCGAATTGATCAAACGCGTTGGCGCGTTGACCGGCGATTACAAGCTCGTCAATCAGTACGAGGCGCCGCTCCAATGA
- a CDS encoding cation diffusion facilitator family transporter encodes MQSSPAFERLQVIATISIAVGVVVLGLKYLAYHLTGSVALLSDAIESIVNVATAVITLLAIRWASKPPDADHPWGHNKVEYFSAVVEGVLIVIAALAILREAYGAYQAPHLLEQPWQGIAVNALASAINAAWATVLMRQGRAQRSPALAADGRHLFTDVVSSVGVLAGVILAALTGWALLDPALAALVAVNILWSGWRLVKESVGGLLDEALPSEQLTRIRAIIAANAEGAIEAHDVRTRHAGRTTFVDFHLVVPGDLSVTRAHDICDRIEQAIKAEVAGASISIHVEPDDKAKHSGIVVL; translated from the coding sequence ATGCAGAGCAGCCCGGCATTCGAGCGCCTTCAAGTGATCGCGACGATCAGTATCGCGGTCGGCGTCGTCGTGCTCGGCCTCAAGTATCTCGCGTATCACCTGACGGGCAGCGTCGCGCTGTTGTCGGACGCGATCGAGAGCATCGTCAACGTTGCGACTGCGGTCATCACGTTGCTTGCGATCCGCTGGGCGTCGAAGCCGCCGGATGCCGATCATCCGTGGGGCCACAACAAGGTCGAGTATTTTTCCGCCGTCGTCGAGGGCGTGCTGATCGTTATCGCGGCGCTCGCGATTTTGCGCGAGGCTTACGGCGCGTATCAAGCACCGCATCTGCTCGAACAGCCGTGGCAAGGCATCGCGGTGAATGCGCTCGCGTCGGCAATCAACGCCGCGTGGGCGACGGTGCTGATGCGGCAGGGGCGGGCGCAGCGCTCGCCTGCGCTGGCGGCGGACGGACGGCATCTGTTTACGGACGTCGTCTCGTCGGTCGGCGTGCTCGCGGGTGTCATCCTCGCGGCACTCACGGGCTGGGCGCTGCTCGATCCGGCGCTGGCGGCGCTCGTCGCGGTCAACATCCTGTGGTCGGGCTGGCGGCTGGTGAAGGAGTCGGTCGGCGGGCTGCTCGACGAGGCTTTGCCGAGCGAGCAGCTGACGCGCATCCGGGCGATCATCGCGGCCAATGCCGAGGGTGCCATCGAGGCGCATGACGTGCGCACCCGGCACGCGGGGCGGACGACTTTTGTCGATTTCCACCTGGTTGTGCCGGGCGATCTCTCGGTCACGCGCGCGCACGACATCTGCGACCGGATCGAGCAAGCCATCAAGGCGGAGGTCGCCGGCGCTTCGATCTCGATCCACGTCGAGCCCGACGACAAGGCGAAACACTCGGGAATCGTCGTGCTTTAG
- the tuf gene encoding elongation factor Tu, which translates to MAKEKFERNKPHCNIGTIGHVDHGKTSLTAAITKVLAEKGGATFTAYDQIDKAPEEKARGITISTAHVEYQTDNRHYAHVDCPGHADYVKNMITGAAQMDGAILVVSAADGPMPQTREHILLARQVGVPALVVFMNKVDMVDDPELLELVELEVRELLSKYEFPGDDIPITKGSALCALEDREPKIGREAVLALMETVDAYIPQPERPIDQPFLMPVEDVFSISGRGTVVTGRVERGIVKVGEEVEIVGLRATTKTTVTGVEMFRKLLDQGQAGDNIGALLRGTKREDVERGQVLCKPGSVKPHTKFKAEAYILTKDEGGRHTPFFTNYRPQFYFRTTDVTGVVHLPEGTEMVVPGDNVAMEVHLIVPIAMEEKLRFAIREGGRTVGAGVVASIIE; encoded by the coding sequence ATGGCCAAAGAGAAATTTGAACGCAATAAGCCGCACTGCAACATCGGCACGATTGGTCACGTCGACCATGGCAAGACGTCGTTGACGGCAGCGATCACGAAGGTGTTGGCGGAGAAGGGCGGCGCAACGTTCACGGCGTACGACCAGATCGACAAGGCACCGGAAGAGAAGGCACGCGGCATTACGATCTCGACCGCACACGTCGAGTATCAGACCGACAACCGCCACTATGCGCACGTCGATTGCCCGGGCCACGCCGACTACGTGAAGAACATGATCACGGGCGCGGCGCAGATGGACGGCGCGATCCTCGTCGTGTCGGCTGCCGACGGCCCGATGCCGCAGACGCGTGAGCACATCCTGCTCGCCCGCCAGGTCGGCGTTCCGGCACTCGTCGTGTTCATGAACAAGGTCGACATGGTCGACGATCCGGAGCTGCTCGAGCTCGTCGAGCTCGAAGTGCGCGAGCTGCTCTCGAAGTACGAGTTCCCGGGCGACGACATTCCGATCACCAAGGGTTCGGCGCTGTGCGCGCTCGAAGACCGCGAGCCGAAGATCGGCCGTGAAGCCGTGCTGGCGCTGATGGAAACCGTCGATGCTTACATCCCGCAGCCGGAGCGCCCGATCGACCAGCCGTTCCTGATGCCGGTCGAAGACGTGTTCTCGATCTCGGGCCGCGGCACGGTCGTCACCGGCCGCGTCGAGCGCGGCATCGTCAAGGTCGGCGAGGAAGTCGAGATCGTCGGCCTGCGCGCGACGACGAAGACGACCGTCACGGGCGTCGAGATGTTCCGCAAGCTGCTCGATCAAGGCCAGGCCGGCGACAACATCGGCGCGCTGTTGCGCGGCACGAAGCGCGAAGACGTCGAGCGCGGCCAGGTTCTCTGCAAGCCGGGTTCGGTCAAGCCGCACACGAAGTTCAAGGCAGAAGCCTACATCCTGACGAAGGATGAGGGCGGCCGCCACACGCCGTTCTTCACGAACTACCGTCCGCAGTTCTACTTCCGCACGACGGACGTGACGGGCGTCGTTCACCTGCCGGAAGGCACCGAGATGGTCGTTCCGGGCGACAACGTCGCGATGGAAGTGCACCTGATCGTGCCGATCGCGATGGAAGAGAAGCTCCGCTTCGCCATCCGCGAAGGCGGCCGTACGGTCGGCGCCGGCGTCGTCGCAAGCATCATCGAGTGA